A genome region from Amblyraja radiata isolate CabotCenter1 chromosome 4, sAmbRad1.1.pri, whole genome shotgun sequence includes the following:
- the znf706 gene encoding zinc finger protein 706: MARGHQKLQSQQRNAKKQAEQKKKSGHDQKTAAKAALVYTCSVCRTQMPDPKTFKQHFENKHPKAPMPPELVDVQA, encoded by the exons ATGGCCCGTGGACATCAGAAGTTGCAGTCCCAGCAGCGGAATGCAAAGAAGCAGGctgaacagaaaaaaaaatcGGGACATGATCAGAAGACTGCTGCAAAAGCAGCTCTTGTCTACACTTGTTCTGTCTGTAGG ACCCAGATGCCAGATCCAAAAACATTTAAACAGCACTTTGAGAACAAGCATCCTAAAGCACCAATGCCACCAGAACTTGTTGATGTGCAGGCATAG